The Streptomyces sp. NBC_00224 genome has a window encoding:
- the pssA gene encoding CDP-diacylglycerol--serine O-phosphatidyltransferase — translation MTVIDPDTQADWVPGADADDDAEEMPLSLRLSIADTLTLGNATCGFMAVYFTTTGILIPHLSGSSETGMARHSAATAVILMLLAAIFDLCDGLVARKLRSSPMGAELDNLSDLISFGLAPAYFVLVYGMVADDAHQRVAAVAAITVLLAVVLRLARFSCVTMKDGMFQGMPSPFGALTVVSIVLLELPFVPTLLAVIGVAWLMVSRVEYPKPRGILAVAMLSWIVGAMGLLAAWAFEAPGGQLLLQTGCVLQVVLGAVIPLFATARRVNSIRDNRREARAAQLP, via the coding sequence TTGACCGTGATTGATCCGGACACCCAGGCCGACTGGGTGCCGGGCGCGGACGCCGACGACGACGCGGAGGAGATGCCCCTCTCCCTGCGGCTGTCGATAGCGGACACCCTGACGCTCGGCAACGCGACCTGCGGGTTCATGGCGGTGTACTTCACCACCACCGGAATCCTCATCCCGCACCTGTCGGGCAGCTCCGAGACCGGCATGGCGCGGCACTCCGCCGCGACCGCCGTGATCCTGATGCTGCTCGCGGCGATCTTCGACCTCTGCGACGGCCTGGTCGCGCGGAAGCTGCGCAGCTCGCCGATGGGTGCCGAGCTGGACAACCTCTCGGACCTGATCAGCTTCGGGCTCGCCCCGGCGTACTTCGTCCTCGTGTACGGCATGGTCGCCGACGACGCACACCAGCGGGTCGCGGCCGTGGCGGCGATCACGGTGCTGCTCGCGGTGGTGCTCAGACTCGCGCGGTTCTCCTGCGTGACGATGAAGGACGGCATGTTCCAGGGCATGCCGAGCCCCTTCGGCGCGCTGACGGTCGTCTCGATCGTGCTCCTTGAGCTGCCGTTCGTCCCGACGCTGCTCGCCGTCATAGGGGTCGCGTGGCTGATGGTCAGCCGGGTCGAGTACCCGAAGCCGCGGGGCATCCTCGCGGTGGCCATGCTCAGCTGGATCGTCGGCGCGATGGGGCTGCTCGCGGCGTGGGCGTTCGAAGCGCCGGGCGGTCAGCTGCTGCTCCAGACGGGCTGCGTGCTGCAGGTCGTGCTGGGCGCGGTGATCCCCCTGTTCGCCACGGCCCGCCGGGTGAACTCGATCCGCGACAACCGCCGTGAGGCGCGGGCGGCGCAGCTGCCGTAG
- a CDS encoding glycerate kinase, with the protein MTDGAVLEAARVLVAADKFKGSLTAVQVAERVTAGLRRVVPGLAVETLPVADGGDGTVAAAIAAGFARREARVTGPLGTPVTAAFAVRDGVAVVEMAEASGLQHLPDGVFAPLTATTYGSGELLLAALDAGARTIVFGVGGSATTDGGAGMLSALGARFLDAAGEPVAPGGGPLATLATADFSGLDPRFASVDLVLASDVDNPLTGPKGAPAVYGPQKGATPEDVATLDAALGHFAEVLEASVGARAAEAALAPGAGAAGGIGYGALVALGATFRPGIEVMLDVLGFAPALARATLVITGEGSLDEQTLHGKAPAGVAAAARAAGIEVVAVCGRLALLPEALGTAGIRRAYPLTALEPDPARCMAEAGPLLERVAEQIAKDFLA; encoded by the coding sequence GTGACGGACGGAGCAGTTTTGGAAGCCGCGCGCGTGCTGGTGGCGGCGGACAAGTTCAAGGGCTCGCTCACGGCCGTACAGGTCGCGGAGCGGGTGACGGCCGGGCTGCGGCGGGTCGTCCCCGGTCTGGCGGTGGAGACCCTGCCGGTCGCCGACGGCGGCGACGGCACGGTCGCGGCGGCGATCGCGGCCGGGTTCGCCCGCCGCGAGGCCCGGGTCACCGGCCCGCTCGGCACCCCGGTCACGGCGGCCTTCGCGGTACGGGACGGGGTGGCCGTGGTGGAGATGGCGGAGGCGTCCGGCCTTCAGCACCTCCCCGACGGTGTCTTCGCCCCGCTGACCGCCACCACGTACGGCTCGGGCGAGCTGCTGCTCGCCGCGCTCGACGCGGGCGCGCGGACCATCGTGTTCGGGGTGGGCGGCAGTGCCACCACGGACGGCGGCGCGGGCATGCTCTCGGCGCTCGGCGCCCGCTTCCTGGACGCGGCGGGCGAGCCCGTGGCGCCGGGCGGCGGCCCCCTGGCGACGCTGGCGACGGCGGACTTCTCCGGCCTCGACCCCCGTTTCGCCTCGGTCGACCTGGTCCTGGCCAGCGACGTGGACAACCCGCTCACGGGGCCCAAGGGGGCGCCCGCGGTGTACGGGCCGCAGAAGGGCGCCACGCCCGAGGACGTGGCGACCCTGGACGCGGCACTCGGCCACTTCGCCGAGGTCCTGGAGGCGTCCGTGGGCGCCCGTGCGGCCGAGGCGGCCCTCGCCCCGGGCGCGGGCGCGGCGGGCGGTATCGGCTACGGCGCGCTGGTCGCCCTGGGGGCCACGTTCCGGCCGGGCATCGAGGTCATGCTGGACGTCCTCGGCTTCGCCCCGGCCCTGGCCCGGGCCACCCTGGTGATCACCGGCGAGGGCTCGCTCGACGAGCAGACCCTGCACGGCAAGGCCCCGGCGGGCGTGGCGGCGGCGGCCCGGGCGGCCGGCATCGAGGTGGTCGCGGTCTGCGGCCGCCTGGCCCTGCTCCCGGAGGCCCTCGGTACGGCGGGCATCCGCCGGGCGTACCCCCTCACGGCCCTGGAGCCGGACCCGGCGCGCTGCATGGCGGAGGCGGGGCCGCTGCTTGAGCGCGTGGCGGAGCAGATCGCGAAGGACTTCTTGGCCTGA
- a CDS encoding phosphatidylserine decarboxylase, producing MPHSQTSASRDGFLQGRLARGASPWLLPTVATAALSLARARRSGAAKAVAVPATALAAGMLWFFRDPEREIATGRVISPADGVVQSIMPWKDGRTRVAIFMSPLNVHVNRAPLAGTVTSVEHVPGGFVPAFNKESENNERVVWHFDTELGDIEMVQIAGAVARRIVPYIPQGTKVEQGERIGLIRFGSRVDIYLPEGVEVAVEVGQKTTAGVTRIDRD from the coding sequence ATGCCCCACAGCCAAACCTCTGCATCTCGCGACGGTTTCCTCCAGGGACGTCTTGCTCGCGGAGCATCGCCGTGGCTTCTGCCGACCGTCGCCACCGCAGCCCTCAGCCTCGCCCGCGCGCGCCGCTCCGGCGCCGCCAAGGCCGTGGCCGTACCCGCCACCGCGCTCGCGGCGGGCATGCTGTGGTTCTTCCGCGACCCCGAGCGCGAGATCGCTACCGGGCGGGTCATCTCCCCCGCCGACGGCGTGGTGCAGAGCATCATGCCGTGGAAGGACGGACGCACCCGCGTCGCGATCTTCATGAGCCCGCTGAACGTCCACGTCAACCGCGCGCCCCTGGCCGGCACGGTGACGTCCGTCGAGCACGTGCCCGGCGGGTTCGTTCCGGCGTTCAACAAGGAGAGCGAGAACAACGAGCGCGTTGTCTGGCACTTCGACACCGAGCTCGGCGACATCGAGATGGTGCAGATCGCGGGTGCGGTGGCGCGGCGGATCGTCCCCTACATCCCCCAGGGCACCAAGGTGGAGCAGGGCGAGCGCATCGGTCTCATCCGGTTCGGCTCCCGCGTCGACATCTATCTTCCGGAGGGGGTCGAGGTCGCTGTCGAGGTCGGGCAGAAGACCACTGCGGGGGTGACTCGAATTGACCGTGATTGA
- a CDS encoding BCCT family transporter — MSTDSIDRSGSGAPPGDPENPAPDLTVVAIGVAAVVAVVAWAALGKHSFDSASATALAWVLANFAWLFVIAADTFLVLCVVLAISRYGRIRLGADDSEPEFTNLAWIAMMFSAGMGIGLMFYGVGEPLTHYLTPPPSSGAAPRTGDAARTALEYSFFHWTLTPWAIYGTAGLALAYAGFRKGRGNRLSAAFVPLIGARRADGWPGRCIDLLAVFATVFGTATSLGLGALQVAKGLNLTADVDDSTTTELVIIASLSAAFVLSAFSGLHKGVKWLSTLNIVLAAALMLFVFLLGPTVYVLDTIPASVGGYLHQLLPMASRTGAFTDRAWLGAWTIFYWAWWLSWAPFVGTFIARISRGRTIREFLVGVLLVPSGATVLWFCVMGGSAIRLDSTGTADLAAKVKDGAEASLFAMLDALPIGTVTSYLAMVLVMTYFITSADSASLVMGSLTSRGSLHPPTWLVVLWGVLMAAVAAVLLVAGGLKSLQTATILVALPFVLVMLALCWALLKELREDPGAGPARGHALHGVRDAVRAMVGEALTEQGRRTAKYRTGEGGSGTPSGTPEG; from the coding sequence ATGAGCACGGATTCGATCGATCGTTCCGGCTCCGGCGCCCCGCCCGGCGACCCGGAGAACCCGGCCCCCGACCTCACCGTCGTCGCGATCGGGGTGGCCGCGGTGGTGGCCGTGGTCGCCTGGGCCGCGCTCGGCAAGCACTCCTTCGACAGCGCCTCCGCCACGGCCCTGGCCTGGGTGCTCGCCAACTTCGCCTGGCTGTTCGTGATCGCCGCCGATACGTTCCTCGTCCTGTGCGTGGTACTCGCGATCAGCCGGTACGGGCGGATCCGGCTCGGCGCCGACGACTCCGAGCCCGAGTTCACCAACCTCGCGTGGATCGCGATGATGTTCAGCGCGGGCATGGGCATCGGCCTGATGTTCTACGGGGTGGGCGAGCCGCTCACGCACTACCTCACCCCGCCGCCGTCCAGTGGCGCGGCGCCCCGGACCGGCGACGCGGCGCGCACGGCCCTGGAGTACTCGTTCTTCCACTGGACGCTCACCCCCTGGGCGATCTACGGCACGGCGGGGCTGGCCCTCGCGTACGCCGGTTTCCGCAAGGGGCGCGGCAACCGGCTCTCCGCCGCCTTCGTGCCGCTGATCGGCGCCCGGCGCGCGGACGGCTGGCCCGGCCGGTGCATCGACCTGCTCGCGGTCTTCGCGACCGTCTTCGGCACCGCGACCAGCCTCGGCCTCGGCGCGCTCCAGGTCGCCAAGGGCCTGAACCTCACGGCGGACGTCGACGACTCCACCACCACCGAACTGGTCATCATCGCCTCGCTCTCGGCCGCGTTCGTCCTGTCGGCGTTCTCCGGGCTGCACAAGGGCGTGAAGTGGCTGTCCACGCTGAACATCGTGCTCGCCGCCGCGCTGATGCTGTTCGTGTTCCTGCTCGGGCCGACCGTGTACGTCCTGGACACGATCCCGGCGTCCGTCGGCGGCTATCTGCACCAACTGCTGCCGATGGCCAGCCGCACGGGCGCCTTCACCGACCGGGCCTGGCTGGGGGCCTGGACGATCTTCTACTGGGCGTGGTGGCTGTCCTGGGCGCCGTTCGTGGGGACCTTCATCGCCCGGATCTCGCGCGGCCGCACCATCCGCGAGTTCCTGGTCGGGGTGCTGCTCGTGCCGAGCGGGGCGACCGTCCTGTGGTTCTGTGTGATGGGCGGGTCCGCGATCCGCCTCGACTCCACGGGCACGGCCGATCTGGCGGCCAAGGTGAAGGACGGCGCCGAGGCCTCGCTCTTCGCGATGCTGGACGCGCTGCCCATCGGCACGGTGACGTCCTACCTCGCGATGGTCCTGGTCATGACGTACTTCATCACCAGCGCCGACTCGGCCTCCCTGGTGATGGGCTCGCTGACCAGCCGGGGTTCGCTGCACCCGCCGACCTGGCTGGTGGTGCTCTGGGGTGTGCTGATGGCGGCGGTCGCGGCCGTGCTGCTCGTCGCGGGCGGCCTCAAGTCGCTCCAGACGGCCACGATCCTGGTGGCGCTGCCGTTCGTCCTGGTGATGCTCGCGCTGTGCTGGGCGCTCCTGAAGGAGCTGCGCGAGGACCCGGGCGCCGGGCCCGCGCGCGGCCACGCACTGCACGGGGTACGGGACGCGGTGCGGGCCATGGTGGGCGAGGCCCTCACCGA